In Terriglobia bacterium, the DNA window ATCCCCCTGGCGCAATTTGAAATCAACGGAGTAGCTTCCGAATTGCCCGGTGTAGTCAGGATATGTCAGGTGAAACGAGGAAGTTGCGTCCGGCGCGATCACCTCTGTGTCCATTCGTACCACCGCGGTTTCCAGCAGGCTCCCGTCCGCGGCATAGAGGCGCACCGTCGCATCGAGTTTCTCAATGGGCTGGGTCGAAATATTACGGATCACCCCTCGAATGTGGAACTCCTTGCCCTTGGTCTCGTCGCCAAGATAAAGGAGCGAGATCCTTTCCTGGGGCAGAGGGGGCGCATTTCTGAGCCGCAGGTTCAGGGCCACGCGGTCAATGGTTCCCGCAGGCAGCAGAATCAGGATAAAGCCGGCCGCGACGCAGAGAGCGAGCAAAATGAGAGCGCCGCGCATCACATCAGCCAGAATCGTAGAGCCGGAGTGCACGGAGTGTTCAAACATCTGCGGACCAGCCGGTGCGGGCGCGGTCTCAGCCGGGGCAGCGTGCGCGCGCGCCTTGCGAACCCGGCTGCTGTGGAGCTGATAAAGGAGGAACGCCAGCACCAGCAGGATTGCGAACACCACCAATCCCAGGCGTATCGTAAGCGGATTGTATGTCAGGAGCAGGGTGGGCATCGGGCTAGGCGGCAGGCCGTTTCTTTATCGGCGGCGGAGGTGTAGGTTTCTTGTCCCAAAATCCTTTATTGTCCTTGAACTCGGGCTCCGTACCGAGCAACTTCATGCTGATCTTGCCCAGGACACGTTTTTCTACAGAACCCAATGACTGCAGTTCCACCCATTTTTCCGCGCCGTCGGAGTTCCGGTTCAGGGCCTGGATTTTACTCCGGACCGTGACGAGCGTCTCGGAGGGCGATACGACTTCGAATGACGTTTCGACCACGTACTGCGCTCTAAGCCAGCTCCCGGTGATGGTGTCGGTTTTGATCGCGATCTTATCCACTTCGGAGGAGGTGAGCGCCCCTGAAATGAATTCGTAAGGCCGGGTGATCAGACGCCCCGCTTTGGGATCATCGAGCTCAATCCGATAGCCTAATTGCTCGAGCACCGCGCGGGATGCGCGCATGACCAGTTCCCGCCTGTTTATGAACTTGATCGGATCGGGAAGGGAAGGTTTCGCCTGCTGGGCCGGCACAGGCGAGGCCGTCGTCATCATTCCCAGGACCCACGTCACCAGGAGTACTTTAACGTATTGATATATCATAGACTTTCCGTGCACGCCGCAATCCTATCATCCTGCTTCCGTCAAGTCAACCGCGGTCAAAAGCGACACAACATCCACGAAGAAACCTGTTTTCGTGGATTTCGTACTAATTACCTACAAATCCTCGCGATCTAGGCAAGAAAAGCAAGAGATCAACGCTGAGGTCGCAGAGGCCGCGGAGGATTTTCGCTTCTGCGTGAGCTTTCTTCGCGACCTCGGCGTTGAGGCTTTCGGTTGCGGATATTCCGCGCCGTGTCATTCATGGCGGCTCTGTCTTCGCTTTTGGTAGCGTGCCACGGCAAGTAGGTGTGACCGCAGATTCCTGGAAAAAGCGTGCGTGCCGTCATTTCGGGATACATAGTAGAAATAGTCGCTCACTGCGGGGCCCAGGGCTGCCTGAAGAGAAGCTGCACCGGGATTCGCAATCGGCCCCGGCGGGAGGCCGGGGTGGACGTAGCTGTTGTAGGGGGAGGAGATTCCCAGATCCTCTTTGCGGAGATTGCCATGGTAGGTTCCCGCCAGCTTGAGGGCATAGATTATGGTCGGATCGCAGGCCAGCGGCATTTTCGCGCGCAAGCGGTTCGTCAGTACGGAGGCAACCAGACGCCGTTCGTCATCGGCCTTGGCCTCCTTTTCGATCATGGACGCCAGCGTCACGATCTGAGCAATGGTCCAGCCGGGCGGGAGCGGGTCGGCCGCACGCATCGTCGAAAAGCGCGTCCGGAACTCCACGACCATGGCCTTCAACATTTCCTCAGGTGTCGTGTGTCGCGAGAAACGGTAGGTATTGGGGAAAAGATAGCCTTCAAGACTCGCGGCTCGGGGATCGAGATCGGAAATCCAGTCAACCCTGCCGAGCAACTCATCCATTTCCTTCTCGTTGCCGAGACCGCTGCGGGCGATGAGGGCAACGGTTTCCTGCGCAGTCAGACCTTCCGGAATGGTGATGGTGCGGTAAAAGACGTCACCCTGAACCAGACGCTGGACGACCTGTGCCGGACGCGCCGGCGAACTGAAGCGGTATTCGCCTGCCCGCAGGCGCCGGCCCAGCCCGGTCCAGCGCACATAGATGAGGAATGGCAGCTTGTGATGCAGTATGCCGCCGGCTTGCAGCGCGGCACCGATTGCGTCGGTCCCGGCACCGTGCGGGATGTCGACGAAAGTTTCGGTGCCTTCGGCGCCGTAGTAAGGGGTGGCGAGCTCCTGTTGCAGCCAGAGCGCGGCTGCTCCCGTGAGTGCCAACAGGCCCAGGATTATTCCGGCCAGCCAGCGTCGCACTTCTTATGCCTCCCTCAAAAATCGCTCCAGAATGAAGGCGGCGGCTAGCGAGTCGACTGTGCGATACCTGCGCTGCTGCCGGGCGGTCATGTCTCTCCACATTTCTGCTGCCTCAACAGTCGAGAGCCGCTCATCCACTTCCCACACGGGCAGACTCAACTCCTGGCGCAATTGTCCCATAAAGTGCCGGACCCGTTGTGCCGATTCGCCGGCGGTGCCGTTCATGTTAAGCGGGAGCCCCACTACAAGCGACTCGATGGCGTGCTCCTTGACCGAGGCCTTGAGCCGGTGGAGTAAAGCGCGCCGGTTTTGGTTCGGGATGGAGGGGAGCGGGCGGACCACTATACCCAGCTCATCACTTGTGGCAAGCCCGACGTTCCTGCTCCCATAGTCCAATGCCAGGATTCGACCGCGACGCACGCAGTCATTGGACCACAAGCTCCGGATACCGTCAACCAGCCAATAAAGCCCAGCCCCGAACAAATTGGCGCGGGCACAGCCGCATCCAAGAAACCTCAACGCCAAGTTCGCTGAGAGCGCCGAGACGGCAGAACACTTAACCTGAATCACCCATAAAGCAGAAGCGTACGCCCGTGAAGAGCAACAAAATCGGACGCGGATACACGCATGCAGGAGCTCCTGCACGCCGACGAAGGCCGAACGATCGGCGAGGGTCAGCGTTTTTCCGCGTCCAAAACCGCATTTTGGTGGCACATTCATGAATGACCCGGGTTAAGGCTCTTGCCTGCGGCGCAATGGCCCGGAGGGGCTCGGGCGCCTGTTAAGGATTCTCCCGTGGAATTGTTTGCCGCTGGGACGGTAATACTATATAATTCTGCAGTTTCGATGTTGGGCTGTCGGAGGAACAATGCTGCGAAAAGGTAAGATAGTGGTTTTTGTATGTTCGGCGCTGGTCGTCCTATATTGTATTTCTGCGGCCTTTTACGAAAAGGTTTCTGCCGGGAATGAAGCCTACCCGGCACTTAACGTCTTCATGGACGCGCTGGCGAGGATCGACTCCGACTATGTGGAGGCTCCGGACATGAACAAAGTCCAGGAAGGAGCCATGCGTGGATTGATCGAAGCCCTCGATCCCTACAGCACTTTCCTCACCGCAGATCAGGTTCGTGGCCTGGATAGCCGCAAGGACAAGACCGCGGATGTCGGCGTAGTTCTGTCCAAACGTGCTAACATCATCTGTGTCGTCGCGACGGCACGAAACGGTCCTGCGGCGGCGGCGGGAATGCGTGCGGGTGACTACCTGGTTTCCATTGATGGCATAAATGTGGAAGACAAGAGCATTATCGAGGCTGAAAGCCTTCTCCGGGGAGCTGCGGGGAGCAAGGTGAAGGCAACGGTTTTTCGCGGATCCCAGACAAAGCCGACCGAGCTTGAGATGGTCCGCAAGAACGAAGAGCCTGTTGCCGTCGGCTCACGCATGCTGGACGGTCATATTGGAGTGCTCGAGATCCCCTCTCTCTCAGCGCCGGTACTGGAGCAGGCCCGGATCAAACTGAAGACCCTCATCTCCGCCGGGGCGCAGAAATTGCTTCTGGATTTAAGGGACTGTGCAAATGGAGAGCCGGTCAACGGAGCGGAGTTGGCCAATTTCTTCCTCAAGAGTGGTGGGATTTATACCAGCAAAACACGCGGCGGCGAAACGGTCCTGGACGTCAAAGCGGCCCCTGAAAAGTTCATTACGGACCTTCCGATGGTGGCATTGATTAACGGTTCAACGGCAGGGCCGGCCGAAATTGCTGCCGGAGCCCTCCAAGGCAACGGAAGGGCGTTTGTCGTCGGCGAGAAGTCTTTCGGGATCGGCTCGTTGCAGAAACGGATAGAGTTGAAAAGCGGAGCGATGCTGATCCTGTCTACGGCCAAGTTCTATACGCCGGACGGCAAAATGATTGAGAATGACGAGACTTTGCGGGATACCGGCATCAAACCGGATGTGGAGTCGCCCGATGAGGATCGGCTTCAGAGTCTGCTCGTGGATGCATACTTTGATGCGCAGGACGACGCTGCCAAATACAGGCAATTGGAAGACAAAGTGAGTCAGGAGCAGTTTGACAAGGCCCTTGAGGTCCTGAAAAAGGGTGTGGTGCCCCTTAAACGTGCCGCATAGCTGGAATTGGCTGGGAATAGTGTTGACACCTTTTCAGCCTTTCTGATAGCTTTAGTCCCTGTTTTTTAGGCGCGTAGCTCAGGGGGAGAGCACTTCCTTGACGCGGAAGGGGTCAGCGGTTCAAATCCGCTCGCGCCTACCAGGCCACCGCACAGGAGCCATGACCCGTTTAGGGAAAACCGCGATGAAGGCTGCGCCCCGGTTTCAAATCATTTCCTCCACGCAATTTACAAACTAATGAACAAGGAAGGTGTGCACCTTTCTTCTGGCCTCGTGCTCCGAGGCGTCAAGAGTGAGGGTTCACGTTAAAGTTATGGCGCTGAAAGTAATATATGCTGACGGCAGAACGGGGGAGATCGACGATCCCAACGAGCAGCTGGAGGTATATCGCCACAGCACTTCGCATCTGATGGCGGCGGCAGTGAGCGCGTTGTTCCCGGGCACACACCTGGGCATCGGGCCGGCCATCAGCGAGGGCTTCTACTATGACTTCGAGCGTTCGGAGAGCTTCGGCGAAGCCGATCTTCCAAGAATCGAAGAGAAAATGAGGGAACTGGTCGGGCAGAAGCTCAAATACGAACCCAGCATCATTTCCCAGCAGGAAGCGGTCGACTACTTCTCAGGCCGGGGCGAGCATCTCAAGGTCGAGCTGATCCGGGAAAAGGCGGGGCAGACCCTCTCCTGCTACCGACTGGGTGATCTGGTCGATTTTTGCACCGGCCCGCACGTTCTTTCCACCGGTTCGATTGATCCCCAGACCTTCCGGCTCCTCAGCATCGCCGGTTCGTACTGGAAGGGCGACGAGCACAACGAGCAGCTGCAGCGGATTTACGGAACGTCCTTCATGACGCGTGCCGAGCTGGAAACCTATCTGATTCAGATCGAGGAAGCGAAGAAGCGGGACCATCGCAAGCTGGGGCGTGAACTCGACCTGTTCAGCATCTCCGAGGAAGCGGGGCCTGGTCTGATCTTCTGGCACCCCAAGGGCACGCGCGTGCGCATGGCCATTGAGAAATTCCTCACGCCCGAGCTCATCAACCGGGGCTACGACTTCGTCACGACTCCGCATGTGGCTCGCAACACGCTCTGGAAAACCTCCGGGCACTACGAGTACTACCGCGAGAACATGTACGTATTCAACATCGAGGACGAAGAGTTCGTCATCAAGCCGATGAATTGCCCGGGCCATATCCAGGTGTATCAATCCAGGATGCGCAGTTACCGTGACCTGCCGCAGCGCTATGCCGAGTACGGAACGGTGTACCGCTATGAGAAGAGTGGTGTTTTACACGGCATGCTGCGGGTGCGCGGCTTCACCCAGGACGACGCCCATATCTTCTGCACCCGCGATCAGGTCTATGGTGAAATCCTTGCCTTGTTGGATCTCGTTCTTTTCGTGATGAAGAGCTTCGGATTCGACAGGTACAAGGTGGAGCTCTCGGTTCGCGACGAGGCAAAGCAGGAGAAATATGCCGGTACTGCGGATGATTGGGCCATGGCGGAGGGAGCCCTGGTACAGGCGATGAAAGACAAGGGCATGGAGTGGAAGCGCATGGAAGGGGAAGCGGTCTTCTACGGTCCGAAGATCGATGTCAAACTCATCGACGCGATCGGCCGCCCTTGGCAACTCTCGACGGTCCAGTTCGACTTTACCCTGCCGAAGCGTTTCGATCTGAAGTACATAGGGCCGGATGGCCAGGCGCATCAGCCCGTGATGCTCCATCGTGCGATCCTGGGCTCCGTGGAGCGTTTCTTCGGGGTCCTGATCGAACACTATGCGGGTGCTTTCCCGATCTGGCTCGCGCCTGTGCAGGTTACGGTGATCCCCATTTCGGAACGTCATCATGCGTATGCACAGCAGGTCAACATACGGCTTCGGGAAGCCGGGTTGCGGACGGAACTTGATGACAGAAGCGAGAAGATGGGGTACAAGATTCGCGAGGCGCAGACGCAGAAGGTTCCCTATATGCTCATTGTCGGCGACAAGGAAGTGGAGCAGGGCAAGGTCTCGGTGAGGAATCGTTTTCAGGGAGACGAGGGCGGCCAGACATTGGACAGCTTTTTGGCCAGAATCAGAGAATATATTAATGCCCGGGCGGCGCGTCCCTAGCCTCGGGACGACAATGCGCTTCCCCAACAGCGAGAAGGAGGTCGACAATCAAACAAATCAGAGTTCGCATAAACGAGATGATTCGGGCCAAGGAAATTCGCGTCATCGACGAGAATGGCGAACAGTTGGGGATCATGGCTCCCGAGCAGGCTCTCGCCAGCGCACGTGAGCGTGACCTGGATCTCGTTGAGGTAGCCCCAGGCGTCACGCCGCCCGTATGCCGCATCATGAATTACGGCAAGTTTCAGTATCAGAAAAGCAAGCGGGCGCACGATGCAAAGAAACATCAGAAGCAGGTGGTTCTAAAGGAAGTCAAGTTCCGGCCCAAGACCGAGGAACATGATTACCAGTTTAAAAAGAACCACATCGTCCGTTTTCTGACGGATGGCGACAAGGCAAAGGCTACGGTTGTCTTCAGAGGTCGGGAGATGACTCATCAGGAAATCGGTCGCCGGCTCATGGAGCGGCTCCTCGGCGATCTGGTAGAGCTTGCCGAGGTGGAGAAAGCTCCCAGAATGGAAGGGTACGCACTGGTAGCGATCTTCGCACCGAAGAAAAATTAGTTCTGCCCCGGCTTTTGCGGCGGGACGGATTGCGCGAAACCGAATGACTGGATAAGGAGAGAGTTGTGAGAAAGCGGAAGACAAACCGGAGCGCGGCCAAGCGCTTCAAGGTGACGGGAACGGGCAAGATCGTGCGTCACCGCAGCCACCACCGGCATATCTTGACCAAGAAGCCGCGCAAGAGAGTCAGAAAGCTGGCGACTGCGGCGCTGGTGAGCAAAGCCGACACCCATCGCGTCAAGAAGATGCTGAACATTTAAGTGCTGCCGTCGTCCCCGCAGGAATGGGGTGACAAGGCCGCCATACTTTGGAGTGTAGAAATGCCGAGAGTAAAAAGAGGAAACAAGCGGATCGAGCGGCGCAAAAAGATCCTCAAGCTCGCCAAAGGGTACCGCCTGACGAAAAGCAAACTGCACCGGTCTGCGCGGGAATCGGTCGAGCGCGGGCTGCGCTTCGCATACCGTGATCGCCGCACCAAGAAACGCAACTTCCGCCGGCTTTGGATCGTGCGGGTCGGCGCGGCCGCGCGGCACAATGACATGTCCTACAGCAAGTTTATGCTCGGGTTGAAGAAGGCGTGCGTCGAGCTTGACCGCAAGGTTCTGGCGGACATCGCCATCCAGGATCCCGAGACGTTTACCCGCCTCACGGAAACCGCGAAGGCGGCACTGGCGGCTGCGTAGGATTGATTCCAGTTCGAACTATGGAGCGCCCGGTGTCCGCGCCGCCGGGCGCTTTTTTTTAAGAGTCAGGCGTCAGAATAGAAGTCGGGAAGCGACTGCTGGTGGTTTGAAGTTATTTCTCGATGCTCCTATTCAGGCTCTGATGCGCAATTTCCGGCCGCCGATCCGGATGTTTGCTGCTGACTCCTGACCCCTGCTTTCGGAGGCTGTCGATGAGTGCTTCGATCGAAGAACTACGCGAACAGTTCGAAGAGGATCTGTCCCGAGCGGCGAGTCTCGATCGGGTGAAGAGCGTGCGCGACAAATGGCTGTCGCGGGAGAGTGGCATCATCACCGGCGAGATGAAGCGGCTTAGGGATCTTCCCAGGGAGGAACGCCCTGCTTTCGGTCAGGCGATGAACCAATTGCGCGAATTCGTCGAGCACCGACTCGCGGAGGTGCGCACCGCAGTCGAAGAAGCCGAGGTGCTGAAGAGCCGCAAACCCATCGACGTCACGCGGCCTGGCTTCCCTTATGCGTTGGGCGCACAGCATCCGATTAAGCGCCTGCAGGAAGAAATCGAGCAGGTCTTTCTCAGCCTGGGCTTCAAGGTTTTCGATCTTCCCGAGGTCGAGACCGACTACTACAACTTCGAAGCCTTGAATATGCCGCGCAATCACCCGGCGCGGGATGCGCAGGATACCTTCTATTTCGATGACAACCTGCTCTTGCGCACCCACTGCTCCACCGTGCAGGTGCACTCGATGGAAACGATGAAGCCCCCGATTCGGGCGGTTTGCACCGGGAGGGTTTATCGCAGGGATCCCTTTGATGCCACCCATTCGCCCATGTTCAACCAGGTCGATGTTCTCGTGGTGGACGAGGGCATTACCATGGGCGACCTGAAAGGAACGCTGGAGATCTTTCTTAAGCGCGTCTTCCATCCGGATATCCGCATGCGCCTGCGCCCGGGTTTTTTCCCCTTTGTGGAGCCCGGCGCTGAAGTCGATATCAGCTGCATCTTCTGCCTTGGAATCGGATGCCGCATCTGCAAGCAGAGCGGCTGGATTGAAATCCTGGGTGCAGGAATGGTACATCCCAAAGTGTTGCGCATGTCCGGCGTTGACGACTCGCGATTTTCCGGATTTGCCTGGGGCATGGGCATTGACCGGGTGGCTATTCTCAAGTACGGCGTCGATGATATCCGCCTCTTTTTTGAGAACGACCTCCGGTTTTTGAACCAGTTCTAAACGTTCAAGATTGAAGGCTCAGCCACGGATTGCGTGGAGCGGCATTGCCGCAGATAATAATGGGCAGGATCATGACCGCCAGGACGCCAGGACACCAAGAAGACCCGGTCCCCTCGCGGCCCGGCGTCCCGGCGGCTTGACGGTCTCCCTGGTGCGACATTATGAAGATCAGTATCGAGTGGTTACAGGAGTTTCTCGATTTGCCGGAGAACCTTACCGCGCTGCGCGAAGACCTGACCATGGCGGGCCTTGTGGTCGAATCGGCCTCCGAGGTCGGTGGCTCTCCGGTACTCGAAGTCGAGGTTACATCGAACCGCCCCGACTGCCTTTGCTACCTTGGAATTGCGCGGGAAATCGCCGCGCGTTACGGGAAGCGGCTCAAGCCTCTTCCCACAGCCAAAGTGCTGCGCGTCTCGGAGGAGAGGATACCGTACTCGATCGAGATCCGGGATCCGGACCTTTGTCCACGTTACGCAGGGCTGGTTCTCGACGGCATCCGCGTGGCACCGTCTCCTGCCTGGATGCAGCGCCGCCTGGAAGCCTCCGGCATGCGGCCGGTGAACAACATCGTGGACATCACCAACTATGTCCTGCTTGAACGCGGCCACCCGTTGCACGCTTTCGATTTCGACCGTTTGCATGAAGGGAGAATTGTCGTAGCGCGCGCCCGCCTGGGACAAAAAATGGCGACCCTGGATGGGGTAGAGCGTGAACTGGATGAACAGATGCTGCTCATCCATGATGGTGCCGGGCCGGTCGCCATTGCCGGCGTGATGGGCGGCCGTGATTCGGAGATCGGCGACACGACGCAAAGGGTTCTGCTCGAGTGCGCCTATTTCCAACCTGCATCGATTCGACGCACCTCGAGGAAACTCGGGCTCTCGACGGAGGCGAGCTACCGCTTTGAGCGCGGAGCCGACTGGAACGGGCCGCTCGCCTCCATCGCACGCACCTGCTACCTGATGCGGCGGCTTGCCGGCGGGCACATCGCCGGGAGCGTGCAGGATATTTATCCCGCACCGATCGCGCCCGTCCAGATCGAACTCGCCCGCGTGCATGCCGAGTCATTACTCGGAGTCAGCCTGACGCCGGCATTTGTGGAATCCACTCTCAAGCGCCTGAATTTCAAACCTGCGCGCAGGGGTAAAGGAAGGTGGCTGGTTCAGTGTCCCTCCTACCGGGCAGACATGGAACTGGAGGCCGATCTCATTGAAGAGGTTGCCCGCTTTTATGGATACCAGAACATACCCACCACCGTCCCGGCGAGCAAGCGTGCCGGCGAGCCATCACCCATTCATCCCTGCGAGCGGGCTGCCAGGCGCATTCTCCTTGGCTTGGGCTACAGTGAAACCATGAACCTCAGCTTTGCCGGCGAGCAGGAAAACCGCCGTTTCCCGCCGACCCAGGGACAGCCACTCGAAATCCGGAATCCGCTGACGGAGGAAACACAATTCCTGCGGGGATATCTGGCTCCGGGATTGATCAGGACCGCAAGGCACAACTTCAACCACAATCAGCGCGTGGTGCGCGTCTTCGAGATCGGAAAGGTGTTCCACCGAAAAGAGGACGGCACCGTTGTCGAGCGCAACACCCTGGGGATTCTCGGGACTGGCGCTGCGGCCGGACGGAACTGGCATAACAATGCCGCCAACTATGATTTCCATCACCTCAAAGGCGCGATCAGCGGACTGCTGGCAGGATTGCGCTGTGCGCCGGCCGACATAGTTCCCACTTCGCAATTAGTCTGGCTCGCGGATGCCGGCGCCGCTGCACTCATGGTGGACGGCCGGCGCTTCGGAGTGATGGGGGCTCTACATCCCGATCTCGAAGAGGAATTCAAACTGAAACAGCCCGTGTTCCTTGCCGAGATCGACTTTCAGGGACTCTACCCATATCTGTTTTCGCCAGTCCGCTTCGAGCCTCTGCCCCGATTTCCGGCGGTGGAGCGTGATATTTCAATTGTGGTTCCCCAGGACACAAGCTATGGCGAGTTGCGGCATGGGATCCTCGGTTTGGGGATCCCTGAATTGGCCACTCTGGATCTAGTGGACGTTTACGAAGGGGGCCAGATTCCTTCGGGCAGGGTGAGCATGACCCTTCGGTTTACCTTCCTCGATCGCGAAGCGACCCTCACAATTGACCGGGTGCAGGGCTTTAGCGATAATATCCGGTCCTTTCTGCGTGACCACTTCGGCGCCGAAAACAGATAAGGTGAACATGACCGAGAAAAACAGTCAGTTGGAGCTCACCGGTCTGGAGCGCTTCGGCCATCTTGAAGACAAGATCTTTCGGGTGGTGGAAGCTTTCAAGGCCATCCGACAAGAGAATGAAACCCTGCAGGCCGAGAATCAGAAACTGAAGAATGAGATGGAGGCCTTGCGCCAGAACGAGGCCGGGTACAGCCAGAATCTGGCTCAGCTCCAGAAAGAGCGGGAAGCGTTGCGCGAACGGGTGGAAAAAGCCCTGAGCCTTCTGGCGACGTTAGAGGTAAGATAATCCCGCGGTGCAGATATGCTGCCAGCAGCGGGGTGTGCCATGACTGATCCGCAATCCGGCGTCGTCAACGTCAAGATTTACGATCGTGAGTATGCTCTGCGCACCAGCGGCGATACGGAGCGACTGCGCTCTCTATGCTCCTGCCTCGATACGCGGATGCGCGAACTGGCTGCCTCGTCGGGCTCGGTCGACACCTTGAAGGTGGCGGTGCTGGCCGCCTTGAGCCTCGCCGACGAACTCTACCGCTCCCGAGAGGCGCTCCAGAACATGGATGACGCCGTGAGCCGCCGTTCTCTCGCCTGTGTGTCGATACTTGACCGCTTCCTCTGTTGATCCGACCTCCGACTTCAGTAGTTGTTCAGGGCGTTCCTCAAGCGAAGGGGAATCAGAAGTCTGGAATCATGCTGGGATATTGATGCGAGTAATGGAGATAGCTAGTCCGCTGGACTCTTCGATTTCGACGACGGCTCCGCAAAAACGGAGATTGCCCGACGCCGGCTCCAGGCGAGCAGGGATTTGTTTGAGGAATCGTTCCAGTGCGAGGTCGGGTATTGATCCGATGACGGAATCGTAGGGGCCAGTCATGCCGAG includes these proteins:
- a CDS encoding FxLYD domain-containing protein, with product MPTLLLTYNPLTIRLGLVVFAILLVLAFLLYQLHSSRVRKARAHAAPAETAPAPAGPQMFEHSVHSGSTILADVMRGALILLALCVAAGFILILLPAGTIDRVALNLRLRNAPPLPQERISLLYLGDETKGKEFHIRGVIRNISTQPIEKLDATVRLYAADGSLLETAVVRMDTEVIAPDATSSFHLTYPDYTGQFGSYSVDFKLRQGDSLPYKDMRRSS
- the mltG gene encoding endolytic transglycosylase MltG, with product MRRWLAGIILGLLALTGAAALWLQQELATPYYGAEGTETFVDIPHGAGTDAIGAALQAGGILHHKLPFLIYVRWTGLGRRLRAGEYRFSSPARPAQVVQRLVQGDVFYRTITIPEGLTAQETVALIARSGLGNEKEMDELLGRVDWISDLDPRAASLEGYLFPNTYRFSRHTTPEEMLKAMVVEFRTRFSTMRAADPLPPGWTIAQIVTLASMIEKEAKADDERRLVASVLTNRLRAKMPLACDPTIIYALKLAGTYHGNLRKEDLGISSPYNSYVHPGLPPGPIANPGAASLQAALGPAVSDYFYYVSRNDGTHAFSRNLRSHLLAVARYQKRRQSRHE
- the ruvX gene encoding Holliday junction resolvase RuvX; amino-acid sequence: MRRGRILALDYGSRNVGLATSDELGIVVRPLPSIPNQNRRALLHRLKASVKEHAIESLVVGLPLNMNGTAGESAQRVRHFMGQLRQELSLPVWEVDERLSTVEAAEMWRDMTARQQRRYRTVDSLAAAFILERFLREA
- a CDS encoding PDZ domain-containing protein codes for the protein MLRKGKIVVFVCSALVVLYCISAAFYEKVSAGNEAYPALNVFMDALARIDSDYVEAPDMNKVQEGAMRGLIEALDPYSTFLTADQVRGLDSRKDKTADVGVVLSKRANIICVVATARNGPAAAAGMRAGDYLVSIDGINVEDKSIIEAESLLRGAAGSKVKATVFRGSQTKPTELEMVRKNEEPVAVGSRMLDGHIGVLEIPSLSAPVLEQARIKLKTLISAGAQKLLLDLRDCANGEPVNGAELANFFLKSGGIYTSKTRGGETVLDVKAAPEKFITDLPMVALINGSTAGPAEIAAGALQGNGRAFVVGEKSFGIGSLQKRIELKSGAMLILSTAKFYTPDGKMIENDETLRDTGIKPDVESPDEDRLQSLLVDAYFDAQDDAAKYRQLEDKVSQEQFDKALEVLKKGVVPLKRAA
- the thrS gene encoding threonine--tRNA ligase codes for the protein MRVHVKVMALKVIYADGRTGEIDDPNEQLEVYRHSTSHLMAAAVSALFPGTHLGIGPAISEGFYYDFERSESFGEADLPRIEEKMRELVGQKLKYEPSIISQQEAVDYFSGRGEHLKVELIREKAGQTLSCYRLGDLVDFCTGPHVLSTGSIDPQTFRLLSIAGSYWKGDEHNEQLQRIYGTSFMTRAELETYLIQIEEAKKRDHRKLGRELDLFSISEEAGPGLIFWHPKGTRVRMAIEKFLTPELINRGYDFVTTPHVARNTLWKTSGHYEYYRENMYVFNIEDEEFVIKPMNCPGHIQVYQSRMRSYRDLPQRYAEYGTVYRYEKSGVLHGMLRVRGFTQDDAHIFCTRDQVYGEILALLDLVLFVMKSFGFDRYKVELSVRDEAKQEKYAGTADDWAMAEGALVQAMKDKGMEWKRMEGEAVFYGPKIDVKLIDAIGRPWQLSTVQFDFTLPKRFDLKYIGPDGQAHQPVMLHRAILGSVERFFGVLIEHYAGAFPIWLAPVQVTVIPISERHHAYAQQVNIRLREAGLRTELDDRSEKMGYKIREAQTQKVPYMLIVGDKEVEQGKVSVRNRFQGDEGGQTLDSFLARIREYINARAARP
- the infC gene encoding translation initiation factor IF-3 — encoded protein: MKQIRVRINEMIRAKEIRVIDENGEQLGIMAPEQALASARERDLDLVEVAPGVTPPVCRIMNYGKFQYQKSKRAHDAKKHQKQVVLKEVKFRPKTEEHDYQFKKNHIVRFLTDGDKAKATVVFRGREMTHQEIGRRLMERLLGDLVELAEVEKAPRMEGYALVAIFAPKKN
- the rpmI gene encoding 50S ribosomal protein L35, with product MRKRKTNRSAAKRFKVTGTGKIVRHRSHHRHILTKKPRKRVRKLATAALVSKADTHRVKKMLNI
- the rplT gene encoding 50S ribosomal protein L20; this translates as MPRVKRGNKRIERRKKILKLAKGYRLTKSKLHRSARESVERGLRFAYRDRRTKKRNFRRLWIVRVGAAARHNDMSYSKFMLGLKKACVELDRKVLADIAIQDPETFTRLTETAKAALAAA
- the pheS gene encoding phenylalanine--tRNA ligase subunit alpha; amino-acid sequence: MSASIEELREQFEEDLSRAASLDRVKSVRDKWLSRESGIITGEMKRLRDLPREERPAFGQAMNQLREFVEHRLAEVRTAVEEAEVLKSRKPIDVTRPGFPYALGAQHPIKRLQEEIEQVFLSLGFKVFDLPEVETDYYNFEALNMPRNHPARDAQDTFYFDDNLLLRTHCSTVQVHSMETMKPPIRAVCTGRVYRRDPFDATHSPMFNQVDVLVVDEGITMGDLKGTLEIFLKRVFHPDIRMRLRPGFFPFVEPGAEVDISCIFCLGIGCRICKQSGWIEILGAGMVHPKVLRMSGVDDSRFSGFAWGMGIDRVAILKYGVDDIRLFFENDLRFLNQF
- the pheT gene encoding phenylalanine--tRNA ligase subunit beta; protein product: MKISIEWLQEFLDLPENLTALREDLTMAGLVVESASEVGGSPVLEVEVTSNRPDCLCYLGIAREIAARYGKRLKPLPTAKVLRVSEERIPYSIEIRDPDLCPRYAGLVLDGIRVAPSPAWMQRRLEASGMRPVNNIVDITNYVLLERGHPLHAFDFDRLHEGRIVVARARLGQKMATLDGVERELDEQMLLIHDGAGPVAIAGVMGGRDSEIGDTTQRVLLECAYFQPASIRRTSRKLGLSTEASYRFERGADWNGPLASIARTCYLMRRLAGGHIAGSVQDIYPAPIAPVQIELARVHAESLLGVSLTPAFVESTLKRLNFKPARRGKGRWLVQCPSYRADMELEADLIEEVARFYGYQNIPTTVPASKRAGEPSPIHPCERAARRILLGLGYSETMNLSFAGEQENRRFPPTQGQPLEIRNPLTEETQFLRGYLAPGLIRTARHNFNHNQRVVRVFEIGKVFHRKEDGTVVERNTLGILGTGAAAGRNWHNNAANYDFHHLKGAISGLLAGLRCAPADIVPTSQLVWLADAGAAALMVDGRRFGVMGALHPDLEEEFKLKQPVFLAEIDFQGLYPYLFSPVRFEPLPRFPAVERDISIVVPQDTSYGELRHGILGLGIPELATLDLVDVYEGGQIPSGRVSMTLRFTFLDREATLTIDRVQGFSDNIRSFLRDHFGAENR